From Micromonas commoda chromosome 3, complete sequence, a single genomic window includes:
- a CDS encoding predicted protein — MAPKLDLSLKLPPRPDEPETAEYYRRQLAEAGPEFEDYESTSYAASTLAGHVDDVGLYDPHSPPQAVARAGTEKLATNDPLPAPHRPDRNPDQLAGGPFSAGTKAYLDAESIGALSGDGTWPQTGGGWGAMVAGGGTGTSTSEASAAKPVIRGAFYMAERGNEGIETPGLDPYAGFPSRMKEDGPGALPTPLRDDRRGGGVDLAKGKRGRGRRAPGRPREEEEDNASLGSVTPRSGVDEVAAMARHKNDVEEEDPAEAARKKLRNGRPTEREITDFYATAERRALVTTGLTPARLRHPKALWNGDRPALCKLTRAGKPDSAGAWECFLSRNYTEGFKKPTAFASAPPADVLCESCGDVAWDPVRDQSGGRASSRAVWCRACLCAARGDRAGETAPEHGECVAAVNALKIVCRNALAPTKTQRGDEILWRMDKAGCPDVCRLCDRRTIETNCAYAVEECCLPRGSANPGDCCRQRVRRRDMAEHRASCDHRLVKCEHPGCDRMTQARYAVSHARLCENRPFACPNRPRCEWMGTRAGVEDHLEECLHEVIPCGFVDSFKDKCAGTCAVTLPRVQMLAHKEICRYQSAVCKHCGESMALRRHGQHEATCSARFYECPNCAQTVHKLRKVQHDGTVCPGVRVECMYRSYGCDERVLKCDYARHCRERFDEHAVMVLRNDANKWARPASSAPGDEPSDPRPDEPEALNPTGKSDGFEVMVTRHELTRADLQRVDATSQRLSAGLDREIASTREEIARVEDEVYVDATARLALDMRSAREHMRALVKETDDEVQSFETKLMAETLELYNDSLAMRRKAERELAVKTSLDEFVAGYERGLREVRAELGDLTREVGESTLRLSTAISPALELKDEIERTLVEGLDGLEARIANLEWRGADRAAIAWEKTQDARENFRARCKPRVRQQMRLEEKMALLEGRKFVTPDEDAALRAKNYVDSEKNPPPLAIAADEERDDADASGDERTIPPAPGTPPEISESDGISPAGI; from the coding sequence atggccccGAAGCTGGACCTGAGCCTGAagctgccgccgaggccggatGAGCCCGAGACCGCGGAGTACTACAGGcggcagctcgcggaggctgggCCGGAGTTTGAGGATTACGAGTCCACGTCGTACGCGGCTTCCACCCTGGCCGGACACGTCGACGATGTGGGCCTCTACGATCCTCACTCGCCCCCCCAGGCGGTCGCCCGAGCCGGCACCGAAAAACTCGCGACGAACGATCCTCTCCCTGCGCCTCACCGACCCGACCGGAATCCGGACCAGCTCGCCGGCGGACCGTTCAGCGCCGGCACGAAAGCGTACTTGGACGCAGAATCCATCGGGGCGCTCTCTGGCGACGGCACGTGGCCCCAAACCGGGGGCGGATGGGGCGCGATggtcgcggggggcgggacggggacgTCAACGTCCGAGGCATCCGCGGCCAAGCCGGTGATTCGGGGCGCGTTCTACATGGCCGAACGCGGGAACGAAGGGATCGAAACCCCCGGGCTCGATCCGTACGCCGGGTTTCCATCGCGCATGAAGGAGGACGGTCCGGGTGCGCTGCCCACGCCGCTGAGGgacgatcggcgcggcggcggcgtcgacttgGCCAAGGGGAAGAGGGGAcggggccgccgcgcgccgggtcgaccgcgtgaggaggaggaggataaCGCGTCGCTGGGGTCCGTGACGCCGCGGtccggcgtggacgaggtggcggcgatggcgcggcaCAAaaacgacgtcgaggaggaggacccggcggaggcggcgaggaaaaaGTTACGAAACGGCCGACCGACGGAGCGAGAAATCACCGACTTTTACGCAACCGCTGAGAGGAGGGCTTTAGTGACCACGGGCCTGACTCCCGCGAGGCTCAGGCACCCGAAGGCGCTGTGGAACGGAGACCGGCCCGCGCTTTGCAagctgacgcgcgcgggtaaGCCCGATTCCGCCGGCGCGTGGGAGTGTTTCCTTTCGCGCAACTACACGGAGGGTTTCAAAAAGCCAACCGCCTttgcgtcggcgccgccggcggacgTGCTGTGCGAAtcgtgcggcgacgtcgcgtggGACCCGGTGCGGGACCAGTCGGGAGGAAGGGCATCGTCCAGGGCCGTGTGGTGCAGGGCGTGcctgtgcgcggcgcgcggggacagGGCCGGGGAGACGGCGCCAGAACACGGcgagtgcgtcgccgcggtcaacgCGTTGAAGATTGTCTGCCgcaacgcgctcgcgccgaccaagacccaacgcggcgatgagatCCTGTGGCGCATGGACAAGGCGGGCTGCCCCGACGTGTGTCGTCTCTGTGATAGGCGAACCATCGAGACTAACTGCGCGTACGCGGTGGAGGAATGCTGCCTTCCGAGGGGCAGCGCCAACCCAGGCGACTGCTGCCGGCAgagggtccgccgccgcgacatGGCGGAGCACCGCGCCAGCTGCGACCACCGGCTCGTGAAGTGCGAACACCCAGGATGCGATCGCATGACGCAGGCGAGGTACGCGGTGTCGCACGCGAGGCTCTGCGAGAATCGCCCGTTCGCGTGCCCCAACCGGCCGAGGTGCGAGTGGATGGGCACCAGGGCTGGCGTCGAGGATCACCTCGAGGAGTGCCTCCACGAGGTCATACCCTGCGGATTCGTCGACAGTTTCAAGGATAAATGCGCGGGTACTTGCGCTGTGACCTTGCCCAGGGTCCAGATGCTGGCGCACAAGGAGATATGCAGGTACCAGAGCGCCGTTTGTAAGCACTGCGGCGAATCCATGGCGCTGCGAAGGCACGGGCAACACGAGGCAACGTGCTCGGCGAGATTTTACGAGTGCCCCAACTGCGCGCAGACGGTGCACAAGCTAAGGAAGGTGCAGCACGACGGGACCGTCTGCCCCGGGGTGCGGGTTGAGTGCATGTACCGATCGTACGGCTGCGACGAGAGGGTGCTCAAGTGCGACTACGCGAGACACTGCCGTGAACGGTTCGACGAACACGCGGTGATGGTGCTTCGCAACGACGCAAACAAGTGGGCGAGACCTGCGTcatccgcgcccggcgatGAACCGTCCGACCCGCGACCCGACGAACCCGAGGCGTTGAATCCCACCGGCAAGAGCGATGGTTTCGAGGTGATGGTGACGCGTCACGAgctgacccgcgccgaccTTCAAAGGGTCGACGCCACCAGCCAGCGACTCAGCGCCGGATTGGACCGGGAGATTGCGTCCACCAGGGAGGAGATCGCTCGCGTGGAGGACGAGGTTtacgtcgacgccaccgcaCGACTGGCGCTCGATATGCGAAGCGCCAGGGAGCACATGCGCGCGCTGGTGAAGGAGACGGATGATGAGGTGCAGTCGTTCGAAACTAAGCTCATGGCGGAGACCCTCGAGTTATACAACGACTCGCTAGCCATGCGCAGGAAAGCGGAGAGAGAGCTGGCAGTCAAGACGAGCCTGGACGAGTTCGTGGCCGGGTACGAGCGCGGTTTGAGGGAAGTTCGCGCGGAACTGGGTGACCTGACTCGTGAGGTGGGAGAGTCCACGCTGCGACTGTCCACGGCGATATCCCCCGCGCTGGAGCTGAAGGATGAGATCGAGCGGACGCTGGTCGAGGGGCTGGACGGTTTGGAGGCGAGGATAGCCAACCTCGagtggcgcggcgcggaccggGCGGCCATCGCGTGGGAAAAGACGCAGGACGCAAGGGAGAACTTCAGGGCGAGGTGCAAGCCGCGGGTCAGACAGCAGATGAGGCTGGAGGAGAAGATGGCCCTGCTCGAGGGGAGGAAGTTCGTCACaccggacgaggacgccgcgctgcgggcAAAGAATTACGTCGACTCGGAGAAgaatccgccgccgctcgcgatcgcggcggatgaggagagggacgacgcggatgcgTCCGGGGATGAACGCACGATCCCACCAGCTCCCGGCACGCCCCCTGAGATTTCCGAGAGCGACGGTATCTCGCCGGCGGGCATTTAG
- a CDS encoding predicted protein — protein sequence MMDNKVHISDGTTGGMPSAKSNNNHLFGHAIAEDLVRRYFSRSLDKKDKVGLPAFGMQALCLPPERRMFKLCYFCELMSVIAGLVMFFSAYLLRFDATSTFGIMGAFFANVSLMCNLTGILNCLFMGFKLSAGKGSVYEAVDVLQGVGQTFMLVIFGANGAGMAYMFYSLDLTADDYLRWASLGFFITIFCYSYGFVIWYFNSYEPLLCWHSWSWTYELFKPMFIIAWLRMGRVPTRERAAAQLEYFLADLPDDVMAILKADGNV from the coding sequence ATGATGGACAATAAGGTTCACATCTCTGATGGAACGACTGGGGGCATGCCCTCGGCTAAATCTAACAACAACCACCTGTTCGGTCACGCGATTGCGGAAGACCTCGTGCGCCGGTACTTCTCTCGGTCGCTcgacaagaaggacaaggTTGGTCTCCCCGCCTTTGGGATGCAAGCACTGTGCCTCCCACCCGAGAGGCGCATGTTCAAGCTTTGCTATTTTTGCGAACTCATGTCCGTGATTGCGGGTTTGGTGATGTTCTTCAGTGCTTACTTGCTTCGATTCGATGCTACCTCAACCTTTGGCATCATGGGCGCATTCTTCGCCAACGTTTCGCTGATGTGTAACCTGACGGGGATCCTAAACTGCTTGTTTATGGGCTTCAAGCTCAGCGCCGGCAAGGGGTCGGTATATGAGGCCGTGGATGTGCTGCAAGGGGTTGGGCAGACATTTATGCTGGTCATATTCGGTGCCAATGGTGCAGGGATGGCTTACATGTTCTACTCCCTCGACCTCACGGCCGATGACTACCTGCGTTGGGCCAGCCTTGGGTTCTTCATCACGATTTTCTGTTACTCGTATGGTTTTGTTATATGGTACTTCAATTCTTACGAGCCGTTGTTGTGCTGGCACTCGTGGTCGTGGACCTACGAATTGTTCAAACCCATGTTCATCATCGCCTGGCTTCGGATGGGGAGGGTGCCCACGCGAgagagagccgcggcgcaaCTCGAGTACTTCCTAGCGGATCTGCCCGACGACGTGATGGCGATCCTCAAAGCCGACGGGAACGTGTAG
- a CDS encoding predicted protein: MRTGAPSAWGGDQIVPDIDDYEPRGDGIHHPMRRVVYEGDTYMLTKAERDIISARTMAKARAERIKQVREQERLWARHRAREYRASVKDHHAELNAQLHDGWVKARDEKQIQLERDYSNAAAGIGLSHRAAHRQAVEDKRMRATKAHKEAQKFDDKLVALERFETALKKEYERLDELESVHFKARDRRNKAEQLAKNVRLAMKEKWEKEELKGTHSRRCATKTLTEGTNNFSTNNFSARRLYRPDAFKMTHFNDIIANADGAARPKAKQKFKEKKDDGPGAPTAYAGDWFPRDAAGAYVVKREQVFSAKLKAEREQKRLEEEREDLAEQAKRDRAKELRRSAIAIRYEREERHKDKDKAALDAEFREERKEKIKNIGKTDVTNIDVKAQEEERLAMERDFQFKDINEPAGLASQVESDAKKFDDAKPFEGMFDEKVEEARLGQVLEQGLDPDDPLLKILRMAKDAVPRGAAAERLARHGVVGATMEEIAAVAAGGDQEDEYDQDDAVCQPVPFQGPPPPSPRVTALSEDSDSEDEDGYTPSGGAGLPPGESNFYSDAQLDAALAAVSAQNNTPSRFGITEEEDEEFVARRSAEELEFVSSALQDDTMNTTGMFSRSADDVDEFSDLHDQGGFGSPEERSPRAPGPAGPVSESTAVVSTVPGASSSSGTAEEEMRASLAATTRAMDRVTAAAAAAEYNLQATSLLASRDTGMPGRVELPELKPLDAILGALGKQVEALDAAAAAAARAAAEPYAGSFTSSDIISQAEASLEGRTPGLGFAYDETVSTEMGDTSAMYAAASAAALNSAPPTEAGSAQTPEGGRGDADDGTPGGAATATTPQSAGGSDYKLEPQRDATYAIPHSATPSVGQGQARRNFLGTEPEIASIAAKIAAAAYAQNPGEAPETVAKRVAAAMSEALEAQKAPRAPKQHGSPALWDESDGNVDSSWAQALGALDNEWARSVVDIAPVPKATSPPRYAAGCDDDDDDEEEAQSVSTLAPPLRVPLDPEPASKRPEGARVGGGGWGKLDRSADTEMSLSLDGRSLAALANASFDVPTDEENDMFISDSDVEGSNAWEDFKTTVFTPTRAKTNPEPRTAAKTNPARFNKPASKKGKPPAAPAFKARVERLAAKEQAKAAALEPMSPEDEAALAEERAKKRKEAAALRKKAAAFDRRNREHLKKLQATRKK; this comes from the exons ATGCgcaccggcgcgccgtctGCGTGGGGCGGCGATCAAATCGTCCCCGACATCGACGATTAtgagccccgcggcgatggcatCCACCATCCAATGCGACGAGTG GTTTACGAGGGCGATACGTACATGCTCACCAAGGCGGAGCGCGATATCATCTCGGCTCGTACCATGGCAAAGGCCCGCGCCGAGAGGATCAAGCAGGTACGCGAGCAAGAGAGGCTGTGGGCGCGCCACAGGGCTCGCGAGTATCGCGCGAGCGTGAAGGATCAtcacgccgagctcaacgcgCAGCTCCACGACGGCTGGGTCAAGGCCAGAGATGAGAAGCAGATACAGCTCGAACGCGACTACagcaacgccgccgcggggatcggGCTCTCCCATCGAGCCGCACACAGACAGGCCGTGGAGGACAAGAGGatgcgcgcgacgaaggcgcACAAGGAGGCGCAAAAGTTCGACGACAAGCTCGTCGCGTTGGAGCGATTCGAGACGGCACTCAAGAAGGAGTACGAGCGACTGGACGAGCTGGAGTCGGTGCATTTCAAGGCGAGGGACCGCAGGAACAAggccgagcagctcgccaagAACGTGAGACTCGCGATGAAGGAGAAGTGGGAGAAGGAGGAACTGAAGGGCACCCACTCGAGGCGGTGCGCAACCAAGACCCTCACCGAGGGAACCAACAACTTCAGCACCAACAACTTCAGCGCCAGGCGGCTGTATCGCCCGGACGCCTTCAAGATGACCCACTTCAACGACATcatcgccaacgccgacggcgccgcgaggcccAAGGCCAAGCAGAAGttcaaggagaagaaggacgacggACCTGGTGCGCCAACCGCCTATGCGGGTGACTGGTTCCCCAgggacgcggccggcgcTTACGTTGTCAAACGCGAGCAGGTATTCAGCGCCAAGCTCAAGGCTGAGAGGGAGCAGAAGCGCCtagaggaggagcgcgaagATTTAGCCGAGCAGGCCAAACGGGACcgcgccaaggagctcaGGAGGTCCGCCATTGCTATCAGGTAcgagcgggaggagcgccATAAAGATAAAGATAAGGCCGCGCTTGACGCCGAGTTTCGTGAAGAGCGCAAGGAGAAGATCAAGAACATCGGGAAGACGGACGTTACCAACATCGACGTGAAGGCTCAGGAAGAGGAGAGGCTAGCGATGGAGAGGGACTTCCAGTTTAAGGACATCAATGAGCCAGCGGGCCTTGCGTCGCAGGTTGAGTCTGATGCCAAGAAGTTTGACGACGCTAAGCCCTTCGAGGGGATGTTCGACGAgaaggtggaggaggcgagacTGGGCCAAGTGCTGGAGCAGGGCCTCGACCCGGACGATCCTCTGCTCAAAATCCTCAGGATGGCGAAAGACGCTGTGCCcaggggcgccgccgcggaaagGCTCGCGCGTCACGGCGTGGTCGGCGCCACAATGGAGGAAATTGCGGCCGTCGCAGCCGGTGGCGACCAGGAGGACGAGTACGACCAGGATGACGCCGTCTGCCAGCCCGTTCCTTTCCAGggaccgcccccgccgtctccgAGGGTAACGGCGCTCTCGGAGGATTCCGACTcagaggacgaggacggttACACCCCCTCCGGAGGCGCGGGCCTTCCCCCCGGCGAGAGCAACTTTTACTCAGACGCccagctcgacgcggcgctcgccgccgtgtccgcGCAAAACAACACCCCATCGAGGTTCGGGatcaccgaggaggaggacgaggagttTGTCGCGCGCCggtccgcggaggagctggaATTTGTCTCCAGCGCGCTCCAGGACGACACCATGAACACCACCGGGATGTTCAGTCGATCCGcggatgacgtcgacgagttCTCCGACCTGCACGACCAGGGCGGGTTCGGTTCACCCGAGGAacgctcgccccgcgcgccgggtcccgcCGGCCCGGTGTCAGAGTCTACCGCCGTGGTATCGACCgtgccgggcgcgagctcgtcgtcgggcaccgcggaggaggagatgagggcgtcgctcgcggcgacgactcgcgcgatggaccgggtcaccgccgcagccgccgccgccgagtacAACCTTCAGGCGACTTCGCTTCTCGCGTCGAGAGACACCGGCATGCCCGGTCGCGTGGAGCTGCCCGAGCTCAAACCGCTGGATgccatcctcggcgcgctcgggaagcaggtggaggcgctggacgcggcggcggcggcggcggcgagggcggctgCGGAGCCCTACGCCGGCTCGTTTACATCCTCCGATATAATCtcgcaggcggaggcgtcgttGGAGGGACGGACCCCGGGTTTAGGGTTCGCTTACGATGAGACGGTGTCGACGGAGATGGGCGATACGAGCGCGatgtacgccgccgcctcggcagCCGCGCTCAACAGCGCTCCACCCACAGAGGCTGGCAGCGCACAGACACCCGAGGGCGggaggggcgacgccgacgacggaacTCCGGGGGGCGCGGCCACCGCGACCACCCCGCAGAGCGCGGGAGGTTCGGACTACAAGCTCGAGCCGCAGAGGGACGCGACGTACGCCATCCCTcactccgcgacgccgagcgtcGGACAGGGACAGGCGCGAAGGAACTTCCTCGGCACGGAGCCCGAGAttgcgtccatcgccgctaaaatcgccgccgccgcgtatGCGCAAAACCCGGGCGAGGCTCCCGAGACTGTCGCCAAGCgcgtggccgcggcgatgtcaGAGGCTTTGGAGGCGCAGAAggctcctcgggctccgaAGCAGCACGGGTCTCCCGCGCTGTGGGACGAGAGCGACGGTAACGTTGACTCGTCCTGGGCGCAGGCGCTGGGCGCGCTCGACAACGAATGGGCGAGGAGCGTGGTTGACATTGCGCCGGTACCcaaggcgacgtcgccgccgaggtacgccgcgggctgcgacgacgacgacgacgacgaagaggaaGCGCAGTCCGTGtccacgctcgcgccgcccctgcgCGTGCCCCTGGACCCTGAGCCCGCGTCGAAACGACCGGAGGGTGCGAGGGTGGGCGGTGGCGGATGGGGCAAGCTGGACCGATCCGCCGACACCGAGATGTCCCTATCTCTGGATGGCAGGTcactcgccgcgctcgccaacgcctcTTTCGACGTACccaccgacgaggagaacGACATGTTCATCTCCGACTCGGACGTGGAGGGGAGCAACGCGTGGGAGGACTTCAAGACGACGGTGTTCACGCCCACCCGCGCGAAGACGAACCCGGAGCCTCGAACCGCCGCGAAAACAAACCCGGCGAGGTTTAACAAGCCGGCGTCGAAGAAGGGGAaaccgcccgccgcgcccgcgttcaaggcgagggtggagaggctggcggcgaaggagcaggccaaggctgcggcgctcgagccgaTGAGCCCCGAGGATGAAGCTGCATTGGCTGAGGAGAGGGCGAAGAAGCGCAAAGAGGCTGCCGCGCTGAGgaagaaggctgcggcgtTTGACAGGAGAAACCGTGAGCACCTCAAGAAGCTGCAGGCGACTAGAAAAAAATGA
- a CDS encoding predicted protein translates to MGASRAVLIPRIKPRRCTGGTDVPTSSRENDDPVTPASSGRRASKVHHATPALEPRRKPPRQPLANCNVDSTPKTRTKPAAKSEGGAQKAADALRRHADEARTEGTKAVRQAVEDDHAGKLESAVALYAKALRYFEVYLRLERNKQQTDAVRPKVEQYRARLAKLREVVTSRHAAQAGSGATDESTNEAAEETRSNDQPSDKRHHRAARNEAPPRTELKVVLPRGDSTFVLAPLRSVVDVTKAGATKEDGPDEWSLEDGNGETEATDATDEMVAQVDVEREWEEFERKVRDSPEVELEAAVLEERKKSPAKEAAGEPAPAPEPEPEPEPEPALAKTTEDADSLAAESDSDVSYVWDGLSGGEYGMWSDNDGDDEGSDEGSDAGSDSFDIDGAVNAWTSWATSKLDTHLKNLNTKYQSSWAPAVDRLREQAKKKFEQEWAAQFPSDEEYRKELGSKEYPSELNYALPEVPLAERMDEDPAVAKKVS, encoded by the coding sequence AtgggtgcgtcgcgcgcggtgctgaTCCCGCGGAtcaagccgcggcggtgcacgggcgggacggacgtgccgacgtcctcgcgggaAAATGACGATCCCGTGACTCCCGCTTCGAGCGGCAGGCGGGCGTCCAAGGTGCATCACGCGACACCGGCGCTGGAACCCAGACGAAAACCCCCGAGACAACCGCTGGCGAATTGCAACGTCGACTCGACGCCGAAAACCCGAACGAAACCGGCAGCGAAGAGCGAGGGCGGGGCGCAGAAGGCTGCGGATGCGCTGCGACGACACGCGGATGAGGCGCGGACCGAAGGGACGAAGGCTGTGCGTCaggcggtggaggacgaCCACGCGGGGAAGTTAgagagcgcggtggcgctctaCGCCAAGGCATTGCGCTACTTCGAGGTGTACCTGCGGCTGGAGCGCAACAAGCAGCAGACGGACGCGGTGCGGCCCAAGGTTGAGCAGTACCGAGCCAGGCTCGCGAAGCTGAGGGAGGTGGTCACGTCGCGtcacgccgcgcaggctggATCTGGCGCGACTGATGAATCGACgaacgaagccgccgaggaaacCCGGTCGAACGACCAGCCGTCGGACAAGCGTCATCACCGAGCGGCGCGGAATGAGGCTCCCCCGAGGACCGAGCTCAAGGTGGTGCTCCCGCGGGGGGACTCCACGTTTGTCCTGGCGCCGCTCAGATCCGTCGTGGATGTGACAAAGGCGGGCGCGACAAAGGAGGACGGTCCGGACGAGTGGAGCCTGGAGGACGGGAACGgggagacggaggcgaccgacgcgaccgacgaGATGGTCGCGCAAGTGGACGTGGAGAGGGAATGGGAGGAGTTCGAGCGGAAGGTGCGGGACAGCCCGGAGGTTGAACTCGAGGCTGCGGTGTTGGAGGAGAGGAAAAAATCACCCGCCAAAGAGGCTGccggcgagcccgcgcccgcgcccgagccggagccggagcccgaACCGGAGCCCGCACTCGCCAAAACCACCGAAGACGCCGACTCTCTCGCCGCGGAATCCGACTCTGACGTCTCCTACGTGTGGGACGGACTGTCCGGGGGCGAGTACGGGATGTGGAGCGACaacgacggagacgacgagggTTCCGACGAGGGTTCCGACGCGGGTTCCGACTCGTTCGATATCGACGGGGCGGTCAACGCGTGGACCTCGTGGGCAACCTCCAAGCTGGACACCCACCTGAAGAACCTGAATACAAAGTACCAGTCGTCctgggcgcccgcggtggatAGGCTAAGGGAGCAGGCCAAGAAAAAGTTTGAGCAGGAGTGGGCAGCGCAGTTCCCAAGCGACGAGGAGTACAGAAAGGAGCTGGGCTCGAAGGAATACCCTTCGGAGCTGAACTATGCCCTTCCGGAGGTTCCCCTGGCGGAGAGGATGGATGAGGACCCAGCCGTGGCAAAGAAGGTGTCGTGA
- a CDS encoding predicted protein, protein MAHVLLLVRRSDLSLLILLVSNFLVFIISLDILDVVVSPDVFPGCRGCGRLRGLLRGFFLAFAAAAPSEQLRPQLRQEGLLLVAELLGCGDR, encoded by the coding sequence ATGGCTCATGTACTTCTTCTCGTGCGGCGCAGTGACCTTAGCCTTCTGATCCTCCTCGTGTCGAACTTCCTCGTCTTCATCATCAGCCTCGATAtcctcgatgtcgtcgtATCGCCTGACGTCTTCCCTGGGTgccgcgggtgcgggcgCCTTCGCGGGCTTCTTCGTGGATTTTTtctcgccttcgccgccgccgccccttcCGAGCAGTTGCGCCCTCAGCTGCGCCAGGAGGGCCTCCTCCTTGTGGCTGAGCTGCTTGGGTGCGGTGATCGATGA